A window of the Drosophila simulans strain w501 chromosome 2L, Prin_Dsim_3.1, whole genome shotgun sequence genome harbors these coding sequences:
- the LOC6731004 gene encoding major facilitator superfamily domain-containing protein 1, translated as MSREERKPIVSSSSSSTCSSGDDEVHPVVRRRSTRDTELAGHQKDAGCCDPTSTPHRFLALLFMCLLGFGSYFCYDNPGALQDVFQKELQLSSTEFTLIYSIYSWPNIVLCFVGGFLIDRVFGIRLGTIIYMLIVLVGQLIFATGGVLGHFWLMIVGRFVFGIGAESLAVAQNSYAVLWFKGKEINMVFGLQLSVARFGSTVNFWIMQPLYGYVSKSYSGYKGLGVALFLASSTCVMSLVCTLILGWMDKRAERILKRNNNPGGELAKLSDIVTFKLDFWMVSVVCVAYYVAIFPFVALGQAFFISNFHMTPDEANTVNSIVYLISAIASPLFGFVIDKVGRNVTWVFCATISTLLAHFLLTFTHLDPYIGMSIMGLSYSMLAASLWPLVSLIVPEYQLGTAYGFCQSVQNLGLAVVTIAAGIIVDSSGGSHFWLQVFFMSFLLVSLLATCAIWAYNRKHQGNLNMSPAQRATYHTSIAMQSPHVNMRPLLGNYVQ; from the exons ATGTCACGCGAGGAGCGCAAACCCATCGTTAGCTCgtcgagcagcagcacctgcaGCAGCGGCGATGACGAAGTGCATCCTGTGGTGCGGCGACGCAGCACCCGGGACACGGAGCTCGCTGGCCACCAAAAGGATGCCGGGTGCTGTGATCCGACGAGCACGCCACATCGATTCCTGGCCCTGCTCTTTATGTGCCTCTTGGGTTTTG GTTCCTATTTTTGCTATGATAATCCCGGCGCATTGCAGGACGTTTTCCAAAAGGAACTGCAACTCAGCTCCACCGAGTTCACGCTGATTTACTCCATCTACTCGTGGCCAAATATTGTGCTCTGCTTTGTGGGCGGCTTCCTCATCGACCGGGTGTTTGGCATCCGCCTGGGCACCATTATCTACATGCTGATCGTGCTCGTTGGCCAGCTGATCTTCGCCACCGGCGGAGTCCTGGGCCACTTCTGGTTGATGATCGTGGGACGCTTTGTGTTCGGCATCGGGGCTGAGTCGCTGGCTGTGGCCCAAAACAGCTATGCGGTGCTATGGTTCAAGGGCAAGGAGATTAACATGGTCTTTGGACTGCAGTTGTCGGTGGCCCGTTTCGGCAGCACCGTCAACTTTTGGATTATGCAACCACTATATGGCTACGTTTCGAAATCCTACTCCGGCTACAAGGGTCTGGGCGTGGCCCTGTTTCTGGCCTCCTCTACGTGCGTCATGTCTCTGGTTTGCACCTTGATTCTAG GTTGGATGGACAAGCGCGCGGAGAGAATCCTTAAGCGAAATAACAATCCTGGTGGAGAACTGGCCAAACTAAGCGATATAGTCACCTTCAAGCTGGACTTCTGGATGGTGTCCGTGGTCTGTGTGGCCTACTACGTTGCCATCTTTCCCTTCGTGGCTCTCGGACAGGCCTTTTTCATCAGCAATTTCCACATGACGCCGGATGAGGCGAACACAGTGAACTCGATTGTCTACCTGATCTCTGCTATAGCATCGCCGCTGTTTGGATTTGTGATTGACAAGGTCGGAAGAAATGTGACCTGGGTGTTTTGTGCCACCATCTCCACGCTGTTAGCCCACTTCCTGCTGACTTTCACCCACTTGGATCCGTACATCGGGATGAGCATTATGGGACTGTCCTATTCCATGTTGGCTGCCAGCCTGTGGCCTCTGGTTTCCTTGATTGTGCCCGAATATCAACTGGGCACGGCATATGGCTT CTGTCAGTCTGTGCAGAATCTGGGACTAGCCGTGGTGACCATTGCAGCGGGCATCATTGTGGACAGCAGCGGTGGCAGTCACTTCTGGCTGCAGGTTTTCTTCATGTCCTTCCTGCTGG TCTCCCTGCTGGCCACCTGTGCGATTTGGGCCTACAACCGCAAGCACCAGGGCAACTTGAACATGTCACCTGCCCAGCGGGCCACATACCACACCTCGAT CGCGATGCAGTCTCCCCACGTGAACATGCGGCCTTTATTGGGCAACTATGTGCAATAG
- the LOC6731000 gene encoding uncharacterized protein LOC6731000, with amino-acid sequence MEIIPEGKHFRLVHESELPEILVTLERYLPESLKFHQTIKTYLNDRIWDFKFYVAKDWPDKPIILHFPGCTLAPHNNIYQTLGIFCPSAHIEHVDMLRTEDVLIDWQKPMYLNFTHIAIMNRLDDFYSKFGVMERLSGDIYVCNKLNADLELEPLPDDAEMRLLNLDNVQGIHDLYPANEIECVQLFDILVRKLPGLGIFRKETGELAAWMVHSYYGAMFSMQTRPDFRRMGYGIRLAKSLTQLVIERGYTPFVVIRPGNDASRSLYTKLGYEKAFETCRVRMTPDCYEDSTVGTIGNTSYGKFPPLPQGDCVVVTKLRRKHVPGESQTVDEGIEDMLAEKCDISGDEARERKTTTDEGIGEDK; translated from the exons ATGGAAATCATTCCTGAAGGTAAACACTTTCGTTTGGTGCATGAATCAGAGCTTCCAGAAATTTTGGTAACTTTAGAGCGCTATCTGCCGGAATCGTTAAAG TTTCATCAAACCATAAAAACGTACCTGAATGATCGTATTTGGGATTTTAAGTTCTATGTTGCTAAAGATTGGCCCGACAAACCGATAATTCTCCATTTCCCAGGATGCACGCTTGCG ccGCACAACAATATATACCAAACGCTAGGCATATTTTGTCCATCCGCACACATCGAGCATGTCGATATGCTGCGCACCGAAGATGTACTTATAGATTGGCAGAAGCCTATGTACCTGAACTTTACGCACATCGCCATTATGAATCGCCTGGATGACTTCTACTCGAAGTTCGGTGTGATGGAACGACTCAGTGGTGATATCTACGTGTGCAACAAGCTGAACGCCGacctggagctggagccgCTGCCGGATGACGCCGAGATGCGTCTGCTCAATCTGGATAACGTGCAGGGCATACATGATCTATATCCTGCCAATGAAATCGAGTGCGTCCAGCTGTTTGACATCCTCGTCCGCAAGCTACCGGGCCTGGGCATCTTTCGCAAGGAAACCGGAGAGCTAGCCGCCTGGATGGTCCATTCATACTACGGTGCCATGTTCTCAATGCAAACACGTCCAGACTTCAGGCGCATGGG CTATGGAATCCGTCTGGCCAAGTCGCTGACCCAACTGGTGATCGAGCGCGGCTACACGCCCTTCGTGGTGATACGTCCTGGTAACGATGCGTCCCGCAGTCTGTACACAAAGCTGGGCTACGAGAAGGCATTCGAGACGTGCCGGGTGCGGATGACACCGGATTGCTACGAGGACAGCACCGTGGGCACCATCGGCAACACGTCCTACGGAAAGTTTCCGCCGCTGCCGCAGGGGGACTGCGTGGTGGTGACCAAGCTGCGGCGCAAGCATGTGCCCGGCGAGAGCCAGACGGTGGACGAGGGCATCGAGGATATGTTGGCTGAAAAATGTGATATCAGCGGCGACGAGGCGAGGGAGCGCAAGACCACGACCGACGAGGGCATCGGGGAGGACAAGTAG
- the LOC6731002 gene encoding ionotropic receptor 25a isoform X2: MGSRLDWGVGHAALWAIADQIDYHQVFINEVDNEPAAKAVDVVLTYLKKNIRYGLSVQLDSIEANKSDAKVLLEAICNKYATSIEKKQTPHLILDTTKSGIASETVKSFTQALGLPTISASYGQQGDLRQWRDLDEAKQKYLLQVMPPADIIPEAIRSIVIHMNITNAAILYDDSFVMDHKYKSLLQNIQTRHVITAIAKDGKREREEQIEKLRNLDINNFFILGTLQSIRMVLESVKPAYFERNFAWHAITQNEGEISSQRDNATIMFMKPMAYTQYRDRLGLLRTTYNLNEEPQLSSAFYFDLALRSFLTIKEMLQSGAWPKDMEYLNCDDFQGGNTPQRNLDLRDYFTKITEPTSYGTFDLVTQPTQPFNGHSFMKFEMDINVLQIRGGSSVNSKSIGKWISGLNSELIVKDEEQMKNLTADTVYRIFTVVQAPFIMRDETAPKGYKGYCIDLINEIATIVHFDYTIQEVEDGKFGNMDENGQWNGIVKKLMDKQADIGLGSMSVMAEREIVIDFTVPYYDLVGITIMMQRPSSPSSLFKFLTVLETNVWLCILAAYFFTSFLMWIFDRWSPYSYQNNREKYKDDEEKREFNLKECLWFCMTSLTPQGGGEAPKNLSGRLVAATWWLFGFIIIASYTANLAAFLTVSRLDTPVESLDDLAKQYKILYAPLNGSSAMTYFERMSNIEQMFYEIWKDLSLNDSLTAVERSKLAVWDYPVSDKYTKMWQAMQEAKLPATLDEAVARVRNSTAATGFAFLGDATDIRYLQLTNCDLQVVGEEFSRKPYAIAVQQGSHLKDQFNNAILTLLNKRQLEKLKEKWWKNDEALAKCDKPEDQSDGISIQNIGGVFIVIFVGIGMACITLVFEYWWYRYRKNPRIIDVAEANAERSNAADHPGKLVDGVILGNSGEKFEKSKAALRPRFNQYPATFKPRF; this comes from the exons ATGGGTTCACGCTTGGATTGGGGTGTTGGTCATGCGGCGTTGTGGGCGATTGCCGACCAAATTGATTATCACCAAG TGTTCATCAACGAAGTGGACAATGAACCGGCGGCCAAGGCTGTGGATGTGGTGCTCACCTACCTGAAGAAGAACATCCGATATGGTCTCTCGGTGCAGCTGGATTCGATAGAGGCGAACAAGTCGGATGCCAAGGTGCTGTTGGAAGCTA TTTGCAATAAGTACGCAACAAGTATTGAGAAGAAGCAGACGCCTCACCTGATCCTGGACACCACCAAATCGGGCATAGCCTCGGAAACGGTGAAGAGCTTCACCCAGGCCCTGGGTCTGCCCACCATTAGTGCCTCCTACGGCCAGCAGGGAGACTTGAGGCAGTGGCGCGACTTGGATGAGGCGAAGCAGAAGTATTTGCTGCAGGTGATGCCGCCGGCGGATATTATTCCCGAGGCCATTCGAAGTATAGTGATTCACATGAACATCACGAATG CTGCTATTCTGTACGATGATTCCTTCGTCATGGACCACAAGTACAAGTCCCTGCTGCAAAACATCCAAACCCGTCATGTGATCACCGCCATAGCCAAGGATGGTAAGCGGGAGCGCGAGGAGCAGATCGAAAAGCTGAGGAACTTGGACATCAACAACTTCTTCATTCTGGGCACCCTGCAATCGATCCGCATGGTTTTGGAGTCGGTGAAGCCAGCGTATTTCGAGCGCAACTTCGCCTGGCACGCCATCACCCAGAACGAAGGAGAGATCAGCAGTCAGCGGGACAATGCGACCATTATGTTCATGAAAcccatggcgtatacgcaatatcgAGATCGGTTGGGATTGCTGCGAACCACTTACAATCTGAACGAGGAACCGCAGTTGTCATCCGCGTTTTACTTCGATCTGGCACTGAGGAGTTTCCTGACCATCAA AGAAATGTTACAATCGGGCGCCTGGCCAAAGGACATGGAGTATCTGAATTGTGACGACTTTCAAGGTGGCAACACACCCCAAAGGAACTTGGATCTTCGGGATTACTTCACCAAG ATTACCGAACCGACTTCGTATGGAACCTTCGATCTCGTCACGCAACCCACTCAGCCATTCAATGGGCATAGTTTCATGAAATTCGAAATGGATATAAACGTGCTGCAGATTCGTGGTGGCAGTTCCGTGAACAGCAAGTCCATCGGCAAATGGATATCGGGTCTGAACTCGGAGCTCATCGTCAAGGACGAGGAGCAGATGAAGAATCTCACTGCGGATACGGTTTATCGAATCTTTACTGTTGTG CAAGCTCCTTTCATAATGCGCGATGAAACGGCTCCGAAAGGATATAAAGGATACTGCATTGATCTGATCAACGAGATAGCCACGATTGTCCACTTCGATTACACCATCCAGGAGGTGGAGGACGGCAAGTTTGGCAACATGGACGAGAATGGCCAATGGAATGGCATTGTCAAGAAGCTGATGGACAAGCAGGCGGACATTGGTCTTGGCAGCATGTCGGTGATGGCCGAACGGGAGATAGTCATTGACTTTACGGTTCCGTACTACGATCTTGTCGGGATTACGATCATGATGCAGCGACCCAGTTCGCCCAGCTCACTGTTCAAGTTCCTCACCGTGCTGGAAACGAACGTGTGGCTTTGCATCCTGGCTGCCTACTTCTTCACCAGCTTTCTCATGTGGATCTTTGATCGCTGGAGTCCCTATAGCTATCAGAACAATCGGGAGAAGTACAAGGACGACGAGGAGAAGCGCGAGTTCAATCTGAAGGAGTGCCTCTGGTTCTGCATGACTTCATTGACGCCTCAAGGCGGTGGCGAGGCTCCAAAGAATCTGTCTGGGCGTTTAGTGGCCGCCACCTGGTGGCTCTTCGG ATTTATCATAATTGCCTCTTACACGGCCAATTTGGCTGCCTTCTTGACCGTATCACGTTTGGATACGCCCGTTGAAAGCTTGGATGACCTGGCGAAGCAGTACAAGATCCTGTACGCTCCATTGAATGGCTCATCTGCCATGACATATTTCGAGCGTATGTCCAACATAGAGCAAATGTTTTACGAGATTTGGAAGGATCTGTCGCTTAACGACTCCCTGACCGCCGTGGAGCGCTCCAAGCTGGCTGTTTGGGATTATCCAGTGAGCGACAAGTACACCAAGATGTGGCAGGCCATGCAGGAGGCGAAGCTACCGGCCACCCTCGACGAAGCGGTGGCCCGGGTAAGGAATTCGACAGCGGCCACGGGTTTCGCCTTCCTGGGCGACGCCACCGATATACGCTACCTGCAGTTGACCAACTGCGATCTGCAGGTGGTGGGCGAGGAGTTCTCCCGGAAGCCCTATGCCATAGCCGTTCAACAGGGCTCGCATCTCAAGGATCAGTTCAATAATGC AATCCTGACCCTGCTCAACAAACGACAACTGGAGAAGCTCAAGGAGAAGTGGTGGAAGAACGACGAAGCGCTGGCCAAGTGCGATAAGCCGGAGGATCAATCGGATGGCATCTCGATCCAGAACATTGGCGGCGTCTTCATCGTCATATTCGTGGGCATTGGAATGGCCTGCATCACGCTGGTCTTTGAGTACTGGTGGTACAGGTACCGCAAGAATCCGCGGATCATCGATGTGGCCGAGGCCAATGCGGAGCGATCCAATGCTGCGGACCATCCTGGCAAGCTGGTCGACGGTGTGATCCTGGGCAACTCGGGCGAGAAGTTCGAGAAGTCAAAAGCTGCACTGCGTCCGCGCTTCAATCAGTATCCGGCTACGTTTAAGCCACGTTTCTAG
- the LOC6731001 gene encoding protein farnesyltransferase/geranylgeranyltransferase type-1 subunit alpha, whose translation MGDSSDEEYLGTDWLAYSERSDWKDVEPLAQDDGPNPVVSIAYSQKFREVFDYMRAIIASGEKSQRALDLTTDALRLNPANYTVWQYRRDVLRELKADLYEELDYLTEVIGQNSKNYQVWHHRRVIVEILNDPSNELELTENALVNEGDAKNYHAWQHRQWAIRSFNLYDDELGFVDRLICEDQRNNSAWNQRFFVVKHLGFTPELIQRELSYTMNRIRIIKNNESAWNYLVGVMRQGDSGNALLNSYPEVVDFVEELYQAGNRSPYLLAFLIDLYQEQALQLKASDSDQLARKVYGLCEDMATKHDVIRRKYWQYVANHLKNQLSTVEQK comes from the exons ATGGGAGACAGTTCGGATGAGGAATACCTGGGCACGGACTGGCTGGCTTACAGCGAACGCTCCGACTGGAAGGATGTGGAGCCGCTTGCCCAGGACGACGGTCCCAATCCGGTGGTGTCCATTGCTTACAGTCAAAAGT TTCGCGAGGTCTTTGACTACATGAGGGCCATAATTGCGAGCGGGGAGAAGAGCCAACGTGCCTTGGACCTCACCACGGACGCACTGCGTCTGAATCCGGCTAACTACACGGTCTGGCAATACAGACGCGACGTCCTGCGCGAACTGAAGGCTGATCTGTATGAGGAACTGGACTATCTGACCGAGGTGATTGGCCAGAACTCGAAAAACTACCAGGTTTGGCACCACCGACGCGTCATCGTCGAGATTCTGAACGATCCCAGCAATGAGCTGGAGCTCACTGAGAACGCCCTGGTCAACGAAGGCGATGCCAAGAACTACCACGCCTGGCAACATCGCCAGTGGGCCATTCGCAGCTTTAA TCTCTATGACGACGAACTTGGCTTTGTGGATCGTCTCATTTGCGAGGATCAGCGGAACAATTCGGCCTGGAACCAGCGCTTCTTTGTGGTGAAGCATTTAGGATTCACGCCGGAACTGATCCAGCGCGAACTGTCGTACACGATGAACCGCATTCGCATCATCAAGAACAACGAGAGTGCCTGGAACTATTTGGTGGGCGTGATGCGGCAGGGCGACAGTGGAAATGCCCTGCTGAATAGCTACCCGGAGGTAGTGGACTTCGTGGAGGAGCTCTACCAGGCCGGCAATCGATCGCCCTATCTGCTGGCCTTCCTCATCGATCTGTACCAGGAGCAGGCGCTCCAACTGAAGGCCAGCGATAGCGATCAGCTCGCCCGCAAGGTGTACGGTCTGTGCGAGGACATGGCCACCAAACACGATGTGATTCGTCGCAAGTACTGGCAGTATGTGGCCAACCATCTGAAGAACCAGCTAAGCACGGTCGAACAGAAGTAG
- the LOC6731003 gene encoding etoposide-induced protein 2.4: MAAIKNITLGILYGLWDSIRGMTLVLHIDDEVNRQNAEQEHRQQLRRTDKDRYERARRSPSPVPSSAAAMIREEYAKQAEENADERTLEKILGKKPAAQDQQPQGEKKIAKKLFKCCMLNGGFTWLSIVLFENALLPTLKFCLTIFYGAHSETLPVVWGWLHPILSLLFGMMWVLPIFMLSKIVSSLWFADIANAAYRVRKGRPQLIPGISKLVADFLFSMVVQMLFLVQSMLVNLVPVKYVGSSLCFVHLCLLYSLYSFEYKWFNMGWELHRRLTYIEKNWPYFFGFGIPLTVLTNLSSSVIVSSCIFSIFFPLFILSGNEAKPIVDTTEVSLRLFSPVVFISNLCFGGNPWSKANRLSAMQRQQYELQQRQRLLQRDEQLLKQRKQQYVQQQRLQQEQLLRRDRSHSRSQTPQLGQPHRYAQAPVFDAGRVRDSSASSTHSSNAPSINSHRPPPYYGSSLRGAAPLVPTPVPGAPRAPLTPPVIRQESGPDDWNL, encoded by the exons ATGGCGGCGATAAAG AACATCACCCTGGGCATTCTGTACGGCCTGTGGGACAGCATACGTGGCATGACACTGGTCCTGCACATCGACGACGAGGTGAACCGCCAGAATGCCGAGCAGGAGCACCGCCAACAGCTGCGCCGCACCGACAAGGATCGTTACGAACGCGCAAGGAGATCACCGTCACCAGTGCCCAGTTCCGCGGCTGCCATGATTCGGGAGGAGTACGCCAAGCAGGCGGAGGAGAACGCCGACGAGCGGACGCTGGAGAAGATCCTGGGAAAGAAGCCAGCTGCCCAGGATCAACAGCCGCAGGG GGAGAAGAAGATCGCCAAGAAGCTCTTCAAGTGCTGCATGCTCAATGGCGGTTTCACCTGGCTGAGCATCGTCCTGTTCGAGAACGCTCTGCTGCCCACGCTCAAATTCTGCCTTACCATCTTCTATGGAGCCCATTCCGAGACCCTGCCGGTAGTTTGGGGCTGGCTGCATCCCATACTGTCCCTGCTCTTCGGCATGATGTGGGTGCTGCCCATATTCATGCTCTCCAAGATTGTGAGCTCACTGTGGTTCGCGGACATAGCCAATGCCGCCTATCGCGTGAGAAAGGGTCGCCCGCAACTAATCCCCGGGATCAGCAAACTGGTGGCCGACTTCCTCTTCAGCATGGTGGTGCAAATGCTGTTCCTGGTCCAGAGCATGCTGGTTAACCTAGTGCCCGTGAAATATGTGGGCTCCTCGCTGTGCTTCGTGCATCTGTGCCTGCTCTACTCACTGTATTCCTTCGAGTACAAGTGGTTCAACATGGGCTGGGAGCTGCATAGACGCCTCACCTACATTGAGAAGAACTGGCCCTATTTTTTTGGCTTCGGAATACCGCTCACCGTGCTGACCAATCTGTCCAGCTCGGTGATCGTCAGCAGCTGCATCTTCTCCATCTTCTTTCCCCTGTTCATACTCAGCGGCAATGAGGCAAAACCCATTGTGGACACCAC TGAGGTCTCCCTGCGTCTCTTCTCGCCGGTGGTCTTCATATCGAACCTCTGCTTCGGCGGCAATCCGTGGAGCAAGGCCAACCGACTGAGTGCcatgcagcggcagcagtatgagctgcagcagcgccagcgtTTGCTCCAGCGGGACGAGCAGCTGCTCAAGCAGCGCAAGCAGCAATatgtgcagcagcaacggctgcaacaggagcagctgctgcgacGCGATCGCTCGCATTCGCGGTCACAGACACCGCAGCTGGGCCAGCCGCATCGCTACGCCCAGGCGCCCGTTTTCGATGCGGGTCGGGTGCGCGATTCCTCTGCCTCGTCCACGCACAGCTCCAATGCGCCGAGCATCAATAGCCATCGGCCGCCGCCTTATTACGGGAGCTCGCTGCGTGGAGCTGCGCCTTTGGTGCCCACTCCTGTGCCCGGTGCACCGAGAGCTCCGCTAACCCCGCCCGTGATACGCCAGGAGTCGGGGCCCGATGACTGGAACTTGTGA
- the LOC6731002 gene encoding ionotropic receptor 25a isoform X1 yields the protein MILLNPKTSKILWLVGFLVLLSSFSLEIAAQTTQNINVLFINEVDNEPAAKAVDVVLTYLKKNIRYGLSVQLDSIEANKSDAKVLLEAICNKYATSIEKKQTPHLILDTTKSGIASETVKSFTQALGLPTISASYGQQGDLRQWRDLDEAKQKYLLQVMPPADIIPEAIRSIVIHMNITNAAILYDDSFVMDHKYKSLLQNIQTRHVITAIAKDGKREREEQIEKLRNLDINNFFILGTLQSIRMVLESVKPAYFERNFAWHAITQNEGEISSQRDNATIMFMKPMAYTQYRDRLGLLRTTYNLNEEPQLSSAFYFDLALRSFLTIKEMLQSGAWPKDMEYLNCDDFQGGNTPQRNLDLRDYFTKITEPTSYGTFDLVTQPTQPFNGHSFMKFEMDINVLQIRGGSSVNSKSIGKWISGLNSELIVKDEEQMKNLTADTVYRIFTVVQAPFIMRDETAPKGYKGYCIDLINEIATIVHFDYTIQEVEDGKFGNMDENGQWNGIVKKLMDKQADIGLGSMSVMAEREIVIDFTVPYYDLVGITIMMQRPSSPSSLFKFLTVLETNVWLCILAAYFFTSFLMWIFDRWSPYSYQNNREKYKDDEEKREFNLKECLWFCMTSLTPQGGGEAPKNLSGRLVAATWWLFGFIIIASYTANLAAFLTVSRLDTPVESLDDLAKQYKILYAPLNGSSAMTYFERMSNIEQMFYEIWKDLSLNDSLTAVERSKLAVWDYPVSDKYTKMWQAMQEAKLPATLDEAVARVRNSTAATGFAFLGDATDIRYLQLTNCDLQVVGEEFSRKPYAIAVQQGSHLKDQFNNAILTLLNKRQLEKLKEKWWKNDEALAKCDKPEDQSDGISIQNIGGVFIVIFVGIGMACITLVFEYWWYRYRKNPRIIDVAEANAERSNAADHPGKLVDGVILGNSGEKFEKSKAALRPRFNQYPATFKPRF from the exons ATGATTTTGTTGAATCCGAAAACCTCGAAAATCCTGTGGCTGGTGggatttttagttttattaagCAGCTTTAGTTTGGAGATCGCAGCGCAAACTACTCAAAATATCAATGTGT TGTTCATCAACGAAGTGGACAATGAACCGGCGGCCAAGGCTGTGGATGTGGTGCTCACCTACCTGAAGAAGAACATCCGATATGGTCTCTCGGTGCAGCTGGATTCGATAGAGGCGAACAAGTCGGATGCCAAGGTGCTGTTGGAAGCTA TTTGCAATAAGTACGCAACAAGTATTGAGAAGAAGCAGACGCCTCACCTGATCCTGGACACCACCAAATCGGGCATAGCCTCGGAAACGGTGAAGAGCTTCACCCAGGCCCTGGGTCTGCCCACCATTAGTGCCTCCTACGGCCAGCAGGGAGACTTGAGGCAGTGGCGCGACTTGGATGAGGCGAAGCAGAAGTATTTGCTGCAGGTGATGCCGCCGGCGGATATTATTCCCGAGGCCATTCGAAGTATAGTGATTCACATGAACATCACGAATG CTGCTATTCTGTACGATGATTCCTTCGTCATGGACCACAAGTACAAGTCCCTGCTGCAAAACATCCAAACCCGTCATGTGATCACCGCCATAGCCAAGGATGGTAAGCGGGAGCGCGAGGAGCAGATCGAAAAGCTGAGGAACTTGGACATCAACAACTTCTTCATTCTGGGCACCCTGCAATCGATCCGCATGGTTTTGGAGTCGGTGAAGCCAGCGTATTTCGAGCGCAACTTCGCCTGGCACGCCATCACCCAGAACGAAGGAGAGATCAGCAGTCAGCGGGACAATGCGACCATTATGTTCATGAAAcccatggcgtatacgcaatatcgAGATCGGTTGGGATTGCTGCGAACCACTTACAATCTGAACGAGGAACCGCAGTTGTCATCCGCGTTTTACTTCGATCTGGCACTGAGGAGTTTCCTGACCATCAA AGAAATGTTACAATCGGGCGCCTGGCCAAAGGACATGGAGTATCTGAATTGTGACGACTTTCAAGGTGGCAACACACCCCAAAGGAACTTGGATCTTCGGGATTACTTCACCAAG ATTACCGAACCGACTTCGTATGGAACCTTCGATCTCGTCACGCAACCCACTCAGCCATTCAATGGGCATAGTTTCATGAAATTCGAAATGGATATAAACGTGCTGCAGATTCGTGGTGGCAGTTCCGTGAACAGCAAGTCCATCGGCAAATGGATATCGGGTCTGAACTCGGAGCTCATCGTCAAGGACGAGGAGCAGATGAAGAATCTCACTGCGGATACGGTTTATCGAATCTTTACTGTTGTG CAAGCTCCTTTCATAATGCGCGATGAAACGGCTCCGAAAGGATATAAAGGATACTGCATTGATCTGATCAACGAGATAGCCACGATTGTCCACTTCGATTACACCATCCAGGAGGTGGAGGACGGCAAGTTTGGCAACATGGACGAGAATGGCCAATGGAATGGCATTGTCAAGAAGCTGATGGACAAGCAGGCGGACATTGGTCTTGGCAGCATGTCGGTGATGGCCGAACGGGAGATAGTCATTGACTTTACGGTTCCGTACTACGATCTTGTCGGGATTACGATCATGATGCAGCGACCCAGTTCGCCCAGCTCACTGTTCAAGTTCCTCACCGTGCTGGAAACGAACGTGTGGCTTTGCATCCTGGCTGCCTACTTCTTCACCAGCTTTCTCATGTGGATCTTTGATCGCTGGAGTCCCTATAGCTATCAGAACAATCGGGAGAAGTACAAGGACGACGAGGAGAAGCGCGAGTTCAATCTGAAGGAGTGCCTCTGGTTCTGCATGACTTCATTGACGCCTCAAGGCGGTGGCGAGGCTCCAAAGAATCTGTCTGGGCGTTTAGTGGCCGCCACCTGGTGGCTCTTCGG ATTTATCATAATTGCCTCTTACACGGCCAATTTGGCTGCCTTCTTGACCGTATCACGTTTGGATACGCCCGTTGAAAGCTTGGATGACCTGGCGAAGCAGTACAAGATCCTGTACGCTCCATTGAATGGCTCATCTGCCATGACATATTTCGAGCGTATGTCCAACATAGAGCAAATGTTTTACGAGATTTGGAAGGATCTGTCGCTTAACGACTCCCTGACCGCCGTGGAGCGCTCCAAGCTGGCTGTTTGGGATTATCCAGTGAGCGACAAGTACACCAAGATGTGGCAGGCCATGCAGGAGGCGAAGCTACCGGCCACCCTCGACGAAGCGGTGGCCCGGGTAAGGAATTCGACAGCGGCCACGGGTTTCGCCTTCCTGGGCGACGCCACCGATATACGCTACCTGCAGTTGACCAACTGCGATCTGCAGGTGGTGGGCGAGGAGTTCTCCCGGAAGCCCTATGCCATAGCCGTTCAACAGGGCTCGCATCTCAAGGATCAGTTCAATAATGC AATCCTGACCCTGCTCAACAAACGACAACTGGAGAAGCTCAAGGAGAAGTGGTGGAAGAACGACGAAGCGCTGGCCAAGTGCGATAAGCCGGAGGATCAATCGGATGGCATCTCGATCCAGAACATTGGCGGCGTCTTCATCGTCATATTCGTGGGCATTGGAATGGCCTGCATCACGCTGGTCTTTGAGTACTGGTGGTACAGGTACCGCAAGAATCCGCGGATCATCGATGTGGCCGAGGCCAATGCGGAGCGATCCAATGCTGCGGACCATCCTGGCAAGCTGGTCGACGGTGTGATCCTGGGCAACTCGGGCGAGAAGTTCGAGAAGTCAAAAGCTGCACTGCGTCCGCGCTTCAATCAGTATCCGGCTACGTTTAAGCCACGTTTCTAG